A genomic window from Triticum urartu cultivar G1812 chromosome 7, Tu2.1, whole genome shotgun sequence includes:
- the LOC125519327 gene encoding RING-H2 finger protein ATL46-like, which translates to MAEAVSSSPGSSAPATAAAYGYPRRLHGAFVARDELPYSYPASAAAPPPPAPLPQAQQGSSGGGGGKISPAVLFIIVILAVVFFISGLLHLLVRLLMKKQHRRRGGSAAAAGQGPGEADAALQRQLQQLFHLHDSGLDQAFIDALPVFSYREIVVGGGGGDKEPFDCAVCLCEFDAEDRLRLLPLCGHAFHLNCIDTWLLSNSTCPLCRGVLFAPGLTAENNPMFDFDEGLEEGRLSECCEDGFGLPAQKSSEGLQTPVAEKRVFPVRLGKFKNVGTQGAVEGGHGDSAVLRREEGESSSSSLDARKCFSMGTYQYVLGTSELQVALQPGRTRNGAMRTRPPGLSCVNADIMEGKKICARNKGESFSMSKIWQWSNLKGKLPAGSDDCSEAGSLPWMKRGGTGDKLNM; encoded by the coding sequence ATGGCTGAAGCGGTCTCGTCCTCGCCCGGATCCTCCGCGCCGGCGACGGCGGCCGCGTACGGTTACCCGCGCCGCCTCCATGGCGCCTTCGTCGCCAGGGACGAGCTCCCGTACTCATACCCCGCTTCCgctgccgccccgccgccgcccgcgccgctgcCGCAGGCGCAGCAGGGCTCCTCCGGCGGGGGTGGCGGCAAGATTAGCCCCGCGGtgctcttcatcatcgtcatcctcgCGGTGGTGTTCTTCATCTCCGGCCTGCTCCACCTCCTCGTGCGCCTGCTCATGAAGAAGCAGCACCGCCGCCGAGGCGGCTCGGCGGCCGCGGCGGGGCAGGGGCCCGGGGAGGCCGACGCGGCGCTGCAGCGCCAGCTGCAGCAGCTGTTCCACCTCCACGACTCCGGCCTGGACCAGGCCTTCATCGACGCGCTGCCCGTCTTCTCCTACCGGGAGATCgtcgtgggcggcggcggcggcgacaagGAGCCCTTCGACTGCGCCGTCTGCCTGTGCGAATTCGACGCCGAGGACAGGCTCCGGCTGCTGCCGCTCTGCGGGCACGCCTTCCACCTGAACTGCATCGACACATGGCTGCTGTCCAACTCGACGTGCCCGCTCTGCCGCGGGGTGCTCTTCGCCCCAGGGCTGACAGCCGAGAATAACCCGATGTTCGATTTCGATGAGGGCTTGGAGGAAGGGCGGCTGTCGGAGTGCTGCGAGGATGGTTTCGGATTGCCCGCGCAGAAGTCCTCGGAGGGGTTGCAGACGCCGGTGGCCGAGAAAAGAGTGTTCCCGGTGAGGCTCGGCAAGTTCAAGAATGTCGGCACCCAGGGTGCTGTTGAAGGTGGACACGGCGATTCTGCTGTGCTGAGGAGGGAGGAAGGAGAGAGTAGCAGCAGCAGTTTGGATGCAAGGAAATGCTTCTCTATGGGCACCTACCAGTATGTTCTTGGGACTTCTGAGCTTCAGGTGGCTCTCCAGCCGGGCCGAACAAGAAATGGTGCGATGAGAACAAGACCTCCGGGTCTAAGTTGTGTGAATGCCGACATTATGGAGGGAAAGAAAATTTGCGCACGGAACAAAGGGGAGAGCTTCTCCATGTCCAAGATTTGGCAGTGGTCTAATCTGAAGGGCAAGTTACCGGCCGGCTCAGATGATTGTTCAGAAGCGGGGAGCCTTCCATGGATGAAGAGAGGTGGCACCGGGGATAAATTGAACATGTGA